From the Thermovirga lienii DSM 17291 genome, one window contains:
- a CDS encoding carbon storage regulator, CsrA (PFAM: Global regulator protein family~TIGRFAM: carbon storage regulator (csrA)~COGs: COG1551 Carbon storage regulator (could also regulate swarming and quorum sensing)~InterPro IPR003751~KEGG: tai:Taci_0668 carbon storage regulator, CsrA~PFAM: carbon storage regulator~SPTR: Carbon storage regulator, CsrA;~TIGRFAM: carbon storage regulator) produces MLVLTRRKDESIVIDAGGGIEIRIIEVGNNFVRLGIKAPKSVNIWRKEILAEVTEANKAAAEAAKENLDVLETLLRNRPRQEKKGQDEDGSSSTN; encoded by the coding sequence ATGCTCGTTTTGACCAGACGCAAGGACGAGAGCATCGTTATAGATGCTGGAGGGGGCATAGAGATAAGAATAATCGAAGTGGGCAACAACTTCGTCCGACTGGGGATAAAAGCCCCAAAAAGCGTAAATATATGGAGAAAGGAAATCCTAGCAGAGGTCACAGAGGCCAACAAAGCGGCGGCCGAAGCCGCAAAAGAGAACTTGGACGTCTTAGAGACCCTTTTGAGAAACCGCCCAAGACAGGAAAAGAAGGGGCAAGATGAGGATGGGAGCTCCTCAACAAATTGA
- a CDS encoding flagellin domain protein (PFAM: Bacterial flagellin N-terminal helical region; Bacterial flagellin C-terminal helical region~COGs: COG1344 Flagellin and related hook-associated protein~InterPro IPR001492: IPR001029~KEGG: swo:Swol_0198 flagellin-like protein~PFAM: flagellin domain protein~SPTR: Flagellin and related hook-associated proteins-like protein) — MRMGAPQQIEGLFPIENIENNPQSAETYIGDYGEELELAFEKNPLLVVWRNYLSYIFNREAKAGRQLLSESPQGTFSKDGKSTKQGGLSSMRIYHNINSMVTQNSLRTNEHALSRSLTRLSTGLRINSAADDAAGLAISEKMRAQTAGLDKAVSNSQDGISLIQTAEGALNETQSILQRMRELSVQAANDTLTANDRQAIQSEIDQLTQELDRISDTTTFNTKKLLDGTASAIVSTDKSTTKVYARGTVTNEGNYKISVDLLQAGTAQVQASNVFTLGSGSGGEIESQTAGEGRKAAAQLVVGTAATGAENDSLDFSFTINGNTFSVSGIALTGADAAAQADQIKAGLEANDDFNKYFTVSVDDTAITITAKEAGTDFSFTTTLNEGGGAGQSELVLEDAAANAIIQSGSLSATTDTSAGGADDFATVANSFSVSKASQNITNIDTVDGNQMAGGTYSVITSNNVNAGDVTAGYNLSDPNGFITSTATATVFGGYSYITMSIEVTGKDSDANTLDLAVEYRAMDGNGTWTSGSVNLTGVAADGTGFEGAGDVIAGVTLGDTTFDINTASVGDKAALTVWDASAANGDVVKITDGTNNYYFNFSAGALDGASDKNFYMYQVDSNNVLYDGAIQMDFDTYLVDESPAFQFTVASGLPEGTVATGNTKLKDLAQFQGTGGVNLLEDPQTITIIQGDGKKATVTLYADDTLEQAATKFNQAIAETLGQKDYVSSADANNFVQFISSGEVTENSPYSIAGTLVFSSAVAGKAGELNFVGDDSIITALGLNVIQESQENRFSVDVTDSNTGAVVASNVELTGNTLVGVIDPNVDVEFDKMANASISWNSTTKSWSIIADSSSFETNVHITSNSAVFQIGANEGEKMSIDLGNMSAAALGVDKVLVTDRESAARSITIIDNALNQVSEQRAALGAYQNRLEHTINNLTTASTNLTSAESRIRDVDMAAEMTEFTKNQILMQAANAMLSQANQLPQQVLQLLR; from the coding sequence ATGAGGATGGGAGCTCCTCAACAAATTGAAGGACTTTTTCCTATAGAAAATATTGAAAATAACCCTCAAAGTGCCGAAACATATATTGGGGATTACGGCGAAGAGCTTGAGCTGGCCTTCGAAAAAAATCCTTTGTTGGTTGTTTGGCGAAACTATCTCTCTTATATTTTCAATAGAGAGGCAAAAGCAGGCCGGCAGCTTTTGTCAGAGTCCCCGCAGGGGACATTTTCCAAGGATGGAAAATCAACAAAACAAGGAGGTTTGAGTAGCATGCGTATCTATCACAACATCAACTCAATGGTGACTCAGAACAGTCTGAGGACCAACGAACACGCCCTTTCCAGGTCCCTCACCAGGTTGTCCACTGGTCTTAGGATCAACAGCGCCGCAGACGACGCCGCAGGACTTGCCATATCGGAGAAGATGAGGGCCCAGACCGCAGGTTTGGACAAGGCGGTCAGCAACTCCCAGGACGGCATCTCCCTGATCCAAACGGCAGAAGGCGCCCTGAACGAGACCCAGTCCATTCTCCAGAGGATGAGGGAGCTCTCCGTTCAGGCGGCCAACGACACATTGACGGCCAACGACCGCCAGGCGATTCAGTCGGAGATAGACCAGCTCACCCAGGAGCTAGACAGGATCTCCGACACCACCACGTTCAACACCAAAAAGCTGTTGGATGGAACTGCCTCCGCGATAGTATCCACTGACAAGTCCACGACCAAGGTTTATGCCCGTGGCACGGTCACGAACGAGGGCAACTACAAGATCTCCGTTGACCTTCTCCAGGCAGGAACCGCACAGGTTCAGGCATCCAACGTCTTCACCCTGGGAAGCGGTTCCGGCGGCGAAATAGAGAGCCAGACCGCAGGAGAGGGCCGCAAGGCCGCAGCACAGCTAGTAGTTGGAACCGCAGCAACCGGTGCAGAAAATGACTCTTTGGACTTTAGCTTCACAATAAACGGAAACACCTTCTCGGTTAGCGGCATTGCACTAACAGGTGCTGATGCAGCCGCCCAGGCTGACCAGATCAAGGCCGGCTTGGAGGCCAACGATGACTTCAACAAGTACTTCACCGTGAGCGTAGATGACACCGCTATTACCATCACTGCAAAAGAGGCGGGAACCGACTTCTCATTCACCACAACCCTAAATGAAGGTGGTGGTGCTGGGCAGTCCGAGTTAGTCTTAGAAGATGCTGCAGCGAATGCCATAATTCAGTCAGGAAGTTTGTCAGCTACCACCGACACCAGTGCAGGTGGAGCCGATGATTTCGCCACGGTTGCAAACAGCTTCTCGGTTTCGAAGGCATCTCAAAACATCACAAACATCGACACCGTGGACGGAAACCAGATGGCCGGCGGAACTTACAGCGTCATAACCTCCAACAACGTTAACGCTGGCGATGTGACTGCAGGGTACAACCTCAGCGACCCGAACGGGTTTATAACCTCCACTGCCACGGCTACTGTCTTTGGAGGCTACAGCTACATCACCATGTCAATAGAAGTGACCGGCAAGGACAGCGACGCCAACACCCTTGACCTAGCCGTAGAGTATCGAGCAATGGATGGAAATGGCACTTGGACGAGCGGCTCGGTCAACCTAACAGGCGTTGCGGCCGACGGAACAGGCTTTGAGGGCGCTGGTGACGTCATCGCCGGAGTAACTTTAGGTGATACGACCTTCGACATCAACACCGCTTCGGTGGGAGACAAGGCTGCTTTGACCGTGTGGGATGCCAGCGCGGCAAACGGCGATGTAGTCAAGATAACCGACGGAACCAACAATTACTACTTCAACTTCTCCGCGGGTGCCCTTGATGGCGCTTCCGACAAGAACTTCTACATGTACCAGGTGGACAGCAACAACGTCCTCTACGACGGCGCCATCCAGATGGACTTCGACACCTACCTGGTGGACGAGTCCCCTGCGTTCCAGTTCACCGTAGCAAGCGGCCTCCCCGAGGGGACCGTGGCAACGGGCAACACCAAGCTCAAGGACCTGGCCCAGTTCCAGGGAACAGGCGGCGTAAACCTCCTCGAGGATCCTCAGACCATAACCATCATCCAGGGCGACGGCAAGAAGGCCACAGTAACCCTATATGCCGACGACACCTTGGAACAGGCGGCCACCAAGTTCAATCAGGCCATCGCAGAGACCTTGGGGCAGAAAGACTACGTCTCATCCGCTGATGCCAACAATTTCGTGCAGTTCATATCATCCGGTGAGGTCACGGAGAACTCTCCTTACTCCATCGCCGGAACCCTGGTGTTCAGCAGCGCAGTGGCCGGCAAGGCCGGAGAACTCAACTTCGTTGGTGACGACTCCATAATCACCGCCTTGGGCCTCAACGTGATCCAGGAAAGCCAGGAGAACCGCTTCTCCGTCGACGTAACCGATTCCAACACTGGAGCAGTGGTGGCCAGCAACGTGGAACTCACCGGAAACACCTTGGTGGGCGTCATCGACCCCAACGTGGACGTAGAGTTCGACAAGATGGCCAACGCAAGCATATCCTGGAACAGCACCACCAAGAGCTGGTCCATAATAGCCGATTCCTCGTCCTTCGAGACCAACGTGCATATTACCTCCAACTCCGCAGTCTTCCAGATAGGAGCCAATGAGGGCGAGAAAATGAGCATAGACCTGGGCAACATGTCGGCTGCAGCCTTGGGCGTAGATAAAGTTCTGGTAACCGACAGAGAGAGCGCCGCAAGGTCCATCACCATAATAGACAACGCCTTGAACCAGGTATCAGAGCAGAGAGCTGCTCTTGGTGCCTACCAGAACCGCTTGGAGCACACCATCAACAACCTGACCACGGCAAGCACCAACCTTACCTCCGCAGAAAGCCGCATAAGGGACGTGGACATGGCAGCAGAGATGACCGAATTCACCAAGAACCAGATCCTCATGCAGGCCGCAAACGCCATGCTGAGCCAGGCAAACCAGCTGCCACAGCAGGTGCTCCAGCTTCTGAGATAA
- a CDS encoding Integrase catalytic region (PFAM: Integrase core domain~InterPro IPR001584~KEGG: dau:Daud_0321 integrase catalytic subunit~PFAM: Integrase catalytic region~SPTR: Integrase, catalytic region), with amino-acid sequence MSRGDVYLSEKESRRVYVMERLMEGVVTVKEASCVLGLSERQIKRLKAGVKERGIAALAHGNRGRKPKHATSKEVKEAIVGFAVGKYHGASYQHMSELMKEHDGIFVSAKTVGRILKEASIPNKHTHKTPRRRRTRNRMSMEGMLVQCDASPHDWLEGRCSKLCLHGAIDDATGKIFGLYFRPNEDLLGYLHVLKQMVEDYGVPRSIYSDGHSIFFSPKGDKLSIEEELKGERVKLTQFGEVLNQLGITHIKARSPQAKGRIERLWETLQSRLIVELRIANICTMEDANDFLCDFKKRFNSRFAVRAEDKEQAFRANPGLESLHKIICIRSHRKASNGSTISYGGSTYQLLDSKGHVVPLKPKSPVCVTRHLDGSLGALYSGDYFKLKAISSDSNKKAIQEENLENKAKPRGKYKPSMDHPWRRSINSTTKDHKNKKRYPLEGELGGIHAPY; translated from the coding sequence AGGCGTCGTGTGTATTAGGGTTGAGTGAGCGTCAAATAAAAAGGCTGAAGGCAGGGGTGAAGGAAAGAGGTATAGCAGCGTTGGCGCATGGTAACAGGGGAAGGAAGCCTAAACATGCTACGTCCAAAGAGGTAAAAGAGGCCATAGTAGGTTTTGCAGTGGGTAAATACCATGGAGCCAGCTACCAACACATGTCGGAGCTAATGAAAGAGCACGATGGAATATTTGTGTCGGCCAAGACTGTAGGTCGAATTCTCAAGGAGGCATCAATACCCAACAAGCACACTCACAAGACTCCGAGGAGGAGGCGTACTAGGAATCGAATGTCCATGGAGGGCATGTTGGTACAGTGTGATGCCAGTCCCCATGATTGGCTTGAAGGAAGGTGCTCCAAGCTATGTCTTCATGGAGCCATAGATGACGCTACGGGGAAGATTTTTGGCCTTTATTTCAGGCCCAATGAAGATTTATTGGGGTATCTGCATGTTTTGAAGCAGATGGTGGAAGATTACGGGGTTCCCAGGAGTATTTACAGTGACGGTCATTCTATATTCTTTTCTCCTAAAGGAGACAAGCTCTCCATAGAGGAAGAGCTTAAAGGAGAAAGAGTTAAGCTTACTCAGTTTGGAGAGGTGTTAAATCAGCTGGGCATAACCCATATAAAGGCTCGTTCACCTCAAGCAAAGGGGCGTATAGAGCGTCTTTGGGAGACCCTGCAGAGTCGTTTGATCGTAGAGCTTAGGATAGCAAATATTTGCACCATGGAAGATGCCAATGATTTTCTGTGTGATTTCAAAAAGAGGTTTAACAGCCGTTTCGCTGTAAGGGCAGAAGATAAAGAACAGGCATTCAGGGCAAACCCTGGATTAGAGTCTTTGCATAAAATCATATGCATAAGGAGTCACAGAAAAGCTTCAAATGGATCCACAATATCTTATGGGGGTAGTACTTATCAGCTGTTAGATTCTAAAGGGCACGTGGTACCTCTGAAGCCCAAAAGCCCTGTTTGTGTTACAAGGCATCTCGATGGTTCCCTTGGAGCTTTATACAGTGGCGATTACTTTAAACTAAAGGCTATCTCAAGTGACAGTAACAAGAAAGCTATCCAAGAAGAAAACCTAGAAAACAAGGCAAAGCCAAGGGGAAAATATAAACCATCCATGGATCACCCATGGCGTAGGAGTATAAACAGCACAACCAAAGATCATAAAAACAAGAAAAGGTATCCTCTGGAAGGTGAATTGGGGGGAATACATGCCCCATATTGA